The sequence TAATCTGGTGACTGGACACTGGTGGCCCACTATGATCTAATCTGGTGACTTGTGACCAGTGGCCCACTATAATCTAATCTAGTGACTGGACACTGGTGGTCCACTATAATCTAATCTGGTGACCAGTGGCCCACTATAATCTAATCTGGTGACCAGTGGCCCACTATAATCTAATCTAGTGACTGGACACTGGTGGTCCACTATAATCTAATCTGGTGACCAGTGGCCCACTATGATTTAATCTGGTGACTGGACACTGGTGGCCCAGTATGATCTAATCTAGTGACTGGACACTGGTGGTCCACTATAATCTAATCTGGTGACCAGTGGCCCACTATGATCTAATCTGGTGATTGGACACTGGTGGTCCACTATAATCTAATCTGGTGACCGGACACTGGTGGTCCACTATAATCTAATTTAGCCCTCCATAGATTCATCATGGGCTGAAAATATTTAAGCCGACCATATACCGACCATATACGGACCATATACCGACCATATACCGATGTTTGATTCGTTTGTTTTCACGGTTTTCAACTCTTTCGTTGCCGCCTATTCTGTTATTATTGTGTAGAAAGCAATCAAAGGAAGTGGTAATGGAACATCAGTAGCAGAGGAGCTCCTCACTCACGTGAGCACACGTCTGCAGCTGGCTCCATACTTGACAAGAGAAAGTTGTGCTATCAgtcacccccctcccccgctgcgtgtgtgcgtgctgctCCAAGGCGCCTTGTAGAATGCTAAACAGGCTACAAGACGTCAGATGGTTACCTTGCTGCCTAAGGAAACTCCTCTCCTGAAATAGATAATCGAGTAAATAGTCTCCTTACGCGGGTCTTCATGCCAAGCTCAGAGGAGTTTAGTTTGCAAATGTGGAGAGGAGTGTTTTCAAAAAAGAGTGTTGTCAGGAATGTTGTCTGTAGAGTAGGCTATATAGGGATACAGAAATGATCAAATAAACTAGTTAACACAAGTAACCACTTCTActtaatgtaatgtatgtgctagtttttattttgttatttaccATTTCTTAACTGTTACACTCCTTATCCATGCTTTTTGGTTGTGGCCTCTTTACGGTCATAACTTTAGAGTACAAACATCTCCATAAATATCAATAAGCAAATATAACCTCTTAATTTGTTCTCAAAATGCActagattgatgcatttaagcGACTGTCTCATTAAattccatcacacacaaaccccagtccctaacaaggtgtgtgtgtgtgtgtgcgtgtgcatgtgcgtgtgctaGTTATTACCCTGAGATTGACGAGCCCAGTCTAACCAAAGAGGATGTGGATCTGAGCTCTCGCCCTGAGCGTCAGCGACTCTTTGCTGGAAAGAACTTCATCTTCCTCAACTCCAAACAGGTAGTTCACAAACCTGCAGCTGCACAACTAAATATACTGAGCAGGAGATATAGGAGATATACAGAGGATTTGTATTTCTTACGTTTATTTGAAAAATACGGATTGTGTGTATTATATACTACTAAGATTTACTCTTTTAACATTTCATTTAAGACACTGATGTGGTGTGCTTAgttagtactgtgtgtgtgtgtgtgtgtgtgtgtgtgtgtgagtgtgtgagtgtgtgtgtgtgtgtgtgcgtgcgtgcgtgcgtgcgtgcgtgcgtgcgtgcgtgcgtgcgtgcgtgcgtgcgtgcgtgcgtgtgtgcgtgcgtgcgtgcgtgcgtgcgtgcgtgcgtgcgtgcgcgcgcgcgctagTGTTGAGTTTGTGTCGTCTGCATTCCTACGTATTTGTGCAGTGTCTGAGTTTTACGGTTGACAGGCCACATtacataagacacacacacacacacactcacacacacacattcacctctgGGGTCCCACTCTCACTGTTCTGGAGAGCCACTGCATTTTATTAAAGAGCCTGTTTGTACATGGGAGGGCTTATTGCTGGGACAGACCCCTCTGTCCAGACGCTAGGCCATAAGCGTGCCTTTATGTAAGATTATTTTATGTAATTTATTAATTATTAATGTATAAGGCCCGGACGATGGATCTATTATGAAACACTTGGCTCTTTGTCTTCCACTATTTGACTGTCTAATGGTGATGATAAGTAAAAGATCTACCTACATACTAATGACTTCAATATTAGTATATTCCAATGAGTGTTTCTAGATGAGCCTGTGGCTCAGAGTAATTGCAGCAGGCTTTtgtatgtttcttatatttagtGCCCGTAAGCAAGTTGGAGACTATAGCCTCTAACTACAGATAAATCacatgaatggtgtgtgtgtctgtctgtgtgtctgtctgtgtgtgtctgtgtgtctgtctgtgtgtgtgtgtgtgtgtgtgtgttttggctgtgtgtgtatttgtgtgttgttcCTATAGATGAAGCGCTTGAGTCAGGCAGTGGGTTATGGAGGTGGGCGGAGTCAGCTCCTGGAGGAGGGGTCTGTCCCTGTGTCACTCCTGGAGTCGCCAGGGAGCTGCGTGATTGACATGGCAGTAGGCAGCTCTCAGACACTAATCTCTGCCTCTTCCAGGAAGTGGATAGATGCTGTGGGTCAGGTTCTCCACAGGTAAGTACCGGCAAACTCACAATACCAGGCCATCAACAGCTCTTGTGATAgaacctcgtgtgtgtgtgtgtgtgtctatgtgtgtgtgtgtgtgtgtgtgttgcttggcCTTTGGGGTGAGGAAGAGGGAAGATGGAGGCTTGTTGCCATGGTTGTCACTCTACTTCCtgtgtgaaacagacagggcCAGCGGTGGATCTCTGAATCTGAAATCGGATTGGCTGCCATCTATGTCAATAACTCCACCTACTGCAATCCTTATGCTCCGACGGCGACAGGTTGGTCCCTGCTGCAGCCTGCTCCCATTCACAGACTTGCACACCCttattcttacacacacacacacacacacacataaaggagCTTTTCTCTGTGCGGTGTGTGTCGTGCAGAGTCTGTGAGGATGAGGAAGGTCATCCCAGGGCCCTCGCTATCCCAGAGTGCTGCAGTGGACGAGACGGTTCTCCCAGCGGCGTCGCAGAATATCACCGCCTACGTGGTTAACACAGAACCCTCACAGGGCATCAGCGGGTATGAAGGGAATACACACATATTCCACACATTCCATATgtccatgtgtacacacacacacacacacacacacacacacacacacacacacacacacacacacacacacacacacacattgacatgaCAAGAGACGTACGTGACTGTAACATCTTCTGCCTAACTGAGACGTGGTTAACACCGTCAGTGCCGGACCATGCAATTCAGCCTGTACATCGCAAGGACAGAACAACGGATTCTGGCAAAACTAGAGGAGGGGGGGTATGCATTTTTGTGAACAACAGCTGGTGTGATAGCCGGAATGTCATGGTACTAGCAAAACACTGCTCACCTGGTTTGGAGCTCATCACTGTGAAATGCAGGCCATTTCCCCTTCCCCGGGAGTTCACATccgtcatcatcaccaccatctaTATACCACCTCAAGCGGACACTGATACAGCACTGAAGGAGTTGTCCAGGACTCTCAGAAAGCAACAGAATGACAACTTGGATGCAGCTGTGATTGTGGCTGGTGACTTCAATAAGGCCCGTCTCAAGAAGGTCATGCCGGATTTTTATCAGCACGTCAAATGTAACAGCAGAGGGGAGAGgacactggatcactgctacaccTTGTTCAAAGATGGATACAAAGCCAAGTCTCTTCCTCCTTTCGGCAAATCAGATCATGCTGCAATATTCCTTTTGCCCAGGTACCAGCAAAAACTGAAACGCGAGCCTCCAGCCATGCGTGAGGTGACGCTCTGGTCAGAGGAGTCTGAAAACATGCTCCAAGTTCCGCTGAGCATTGTGGACTGGGATGTGTTCAGATCTGAAGAGAACATCGATGAGTTTACAGAAGCAGTAGTAGGGTTCATAGGGAAGCTTGTGGATGACACTGTTCCCAAAGCCATCATGAAGACATACCCAAACCAAAAGCCATGGGTAAACCACTCCATCCGCGAAGCTCTGAATGAACAAACTGCTGCTTATAGATCAGGACTTCTATCTGGAAACATGGAGGAATATAAAGCTGCCACATACAATCTACGGAGAATGGTGAAAGAAGCCAAGAGACGGTATGGGGAAAAGATCCGGTCCCAGTTTGAACAGTCAGATTCCAGGTGTATGTGGCAAGGGCTACGGGTGATGTCGGACTACAAATCACCAACTTCCACCATTGGGAACGCTGACCCCTCGCTGGCAGATGAGCTCAACACATTCTACGCGCGCTTTGACCAAAATGTGGAGGACATCACCCAGGCGCATGTTGAATGTGCGTCAGTCCTGTCAGGCCCAGTGGAGACTGCGTTCATGACGCTCTCAGAGCATGACGTGCGGAGAGCATTTAGGAGCGTGAACACCAGAAAAGCGGCAGGTCCAGATGGCACTCCTGGACGAGTATTCAAAACCTGCGCAGATCAACTTGCTCCTGTATTCACCAAAATATTCAACCTCTCTTTGGCTCAGTCAACTGTACCAACTTGTTTTAAAAGATCAACAATTGTTCCTGT is a genomic window of Alosa sapidissima isolate fAloSap1 chromosome 10, fAloSap1.pri, whole genome shotgun sequence containing:
- the LOC121720538 gene encoding uncharacterized protein LOC121720538 — encoded protein: MVLAKHCSPGLELITVKCRPFPLPREFTSVIITTIYIPPQADTDTALKELSRTLRKQQNDNLDAAVIVAGDFNKARLKKVMPDFYQHVKCNSRGERTLDHCYTLFKDGYKAKSLPPFGKSDHAAIFLLPRYQQKLKREPPAMREVTLWSEESENMLQVPLSIVDWDVFRSEENIDEFTEAVVGFIGKLVDDTVPKAIMKTYPNQKPWVNHSIREALNEQTAAYRSGLLSGNMEEYKAATYNLRRMVKEAKRRYGEKIRSQFEQSDSRCMWQGLRVMSDYKSPTSTIGNADPSLADELNTFYARFDQNVEDITQAHVECASVLSGPVETAFMTLSEHDVRRAFRSVNTRKAAGPDGTPGRVFKTCADQLAPVFTKIFNLSLAQSTVPTCFKRSTIVPVSKNSHPAGLNDYRPVALTSIAMKCFERLVKNYICSSLPLNLDPLQFAYRTNRSTDDAINCILHTALAHLDNRAGNYVRLLFYRF